Proteins co-encoded in one Spirosoma endbachense genomic window:
- the rpsU gene encoding 30S ribosomal protein S21 has protein sequence MLIINVKDNESIDKALKRFKKKFEKTGVLRQLRSRTAFQKPSVKRRTEIIKAAYKERMYGNHTEQ, from the coding sequence ATGCTTATCATTAACGTAAAAGACAACGAGTCGATTGACAAGGCCCTCAAACGCTTCAAAAAGAAGTTCGAGAAAACGGGCGTGTTGCGGCAGTTGCGGTCGCGGACGGCTTTCCAAAAACCGTCGGTAAAGCGTCGCACAGAGATCATCAAGGCTGCGTACAAAGAAAGAATGTACGGCAACCATACCGAGCAATAG
- a CDS encoding Ppx/GppA phosphatase family protein, with the protein MKQAIIDLGTNTFHLLIVEKSDSGYKLLFRESRPAKIGQAGINQGIITEEGIGRALDVLTYFRQVLDQYSVVPEQVVAMGTSAIRVARNQREFIDRVQEATGISIQVISGESEAEYIYKGVRFAGALTDSTALVMDIGGGSVEFILSNQSRVFWKQSFEIGGQRLRERFMTSDPIAAGSIRRLHDYFQEQLLPLANAVHQYHPAVLVGSSGSFDTLIDMWFMHEHGHLPDPEQSTFTLPVAEFYRAYELLVTRNHADRMQIPGMIELRVDMIVVAVCLIDYVLKTYGISQIQTSTYSLKEGVLASLHY; encoded by the coding sequence ATGAAACAAGCTATTATTGACTTAGGAACCAATACATTTCACCTGCTTATCGTCGAAAAATCCGACTCAGGGTATAAGCTCCTGTTCCGCGAAAGCCGCCCGGCTAAAATCGGGCAGGCAGGAATTAATCAGGGCATTATCACCGAAGAAGGTATCGGTCGTGCGCTGGATGTGTTGACGTATTTCCGGCAAGTGCTCGATCAGTATAGTGTAGTGCCAGAGCAGGTCGTAGCAATGGGGACAAGCGCCATTCGCGTCGCCCGTAATCAGCGTGAGTTTATTGACCGTGTCCAAGAGGCAACCGGCATTTCGATTCAGGTTATCTCGGGTGAGTCGGAGGCTGAATACATCTACAAAGGTGTACGATTTGCCGGAGCGCTAACCGATTCAACAGCACTGGTGATGGACATCGGCGGTGGTAGTGTCGAGTTTATTCTGAGCAACCAGAGCCGGGTTTTCTGGAAACAGAGTTTTGAGATTGGGGGGCAACGTTTACGGGAACGGTTTATGACGAGCGACCCCATTGCAGCCGGTAGCATCCGCCGACTACACGACTATTTCCAGGAACAATTACTACCGCTGGCAAATGCCGTTCACCAGTATCATCCGGCGGTATTAGTTGGCTCATCGGGTTCGTTCGATACGCTGATCGATATGTGGTTTATGCACGAACACGGTCACTTACCCGATCCAGAACAAAGCACGTTTACATTGCCAGTTGCCGAGTTTTACCGTGCCTATGAATTACTCGTTACCCGCAATCATGCCGATCGTATGCAGATTCCTGGCATGATCGAACTACGAGTCGATATGATCGTTGTGGCGGTTTGCCTGATTGATTATGTACTAAAAACCTATGGTATTTCGCAAATCCAAACGTCTACCTATTCATTGAAAGAAGGCGTTTTAGCATCGCTTCATTATTGA
- a CDS encoding bile acid:sodium symporter family protein: MKAETNERSSYRNLIYTALIIVAVVVALTFPGPFTEINGFSLKKLIVPLLQIIMLGMGTTMSIKDFEGVIQQPRAVFIGVSCHFLIMPLLGFTLANVFSFPPEIAAGVVLIGCSPSGLASNVMCFIAKANVPLSITITTLATLLAPFLMPALMKLLAGQFIEISLWDMMIHITQIVIVPVVVGLILNRIFHKSAVMINRVMPLLSMAGIVLIVAIITAAGRDSLLTVGWTLALCVLIHNLTGFTLGYWAARLFGMDEQSCRTVAIEVGLQNGGLASGIAVQMGKVATVGLAPALFGPIMNTTGSLLATYWSQHPPKEIALDNTSPQSMKAQDA; encoded by the coding sequence ATGAAAGCCGAAACCAATGAACGCTCGTCGTATCGTAATTTGATTTATACTGCATTAATCATTGTGGCTGTAGTCGTGGCGCTCACGTTTCCGGGGCCATTTACAGAGATCAATGGTTTTTCGCTAAAAAAACTGATTGTCCCGTTGCTGCAGATCATTATGCTGGGCATGGGTACGACCATGTCAATCAAAGACTTCGAAGGCGTCATTCAGCAACCACGAGCCGTATTTATTGGTGTGTCCTGCCACTTCCTCATTATGCCGCTGCTGGGTTTTACATTAGCCAATGTATTTAGTTTCCCGCCAGAAATTGCTGCGGGTGTTGTACTGATCGGTTGCTCGCCGAGCGGGCTGGCCTCGAATGTAATGTGCTTTATAGCGAAAGCCAATGTGCCGCTTTCGATCACAATAACCACACTGGCAACCTTGCTGGCTCCCTTCCTGATGCCTGCCCTGATGAAATTGCTGGCCGGTCAGTTTATCGAAATTTCGCTTTGGGATATGATGATCCATATTACGCAGATTGTGATTGTGCCGGTGGTAGTGGGACTGATTCTGAACCGTATTTTCCATAAGTCAGCCGTCATGATTAACCGCGTTATGCCCCTGCTTTCGATGGCGGGCATCGTTCTTATCGTTGCGATTATCACAGCAGCCGGGCGCGACAGCCTGCTTACTGTTGGCTGGACGCTGGCTCTCTGCGTACTGATTCATAACCTGACGGGCTTCACACTGGGCTATTGGGCTGCCCGACTCTTCGGCATGGATGAGCAAAGTTGCCGTACGGTTGCTATTGAAGTGGGGTTACAAAACGGCGGGCTGGCATCTGGCATTGCGGTGCAGATGGGTAAGGTTGCTACCGTAGGACTGGCTCCTGCTCTGTTCGGTCCAATCATGAACACAACCGGCTCGCTACTAGCCACATACTGGAGTCAGCATCCACCGAAAGAAATAGCGCTTGACAATACATCTCCCCAGTCGATGAAAGCTCAGGACGCTTAA
- a CDS encoding MarR family winged helix-turn-helix transcriptional regulator, producing the protein MDADNYCIAGRLRMLARIVTSRYNEAFAPLGVTFAQAGLLMNIFARPGVKQAELGKLLQIEKSAMNRDVQLLQKNGWLTDNLRNGLYLTSEGTTLAKQCHKIWKVMNQAVRDELGQDAIGGLTILSEKLIAKS; encoded by the coding sequence ATGGATGCTGACAATTATTGCATAGCCGGGCGGCTCAGAATGCTGGCCCGAATCGTAACGAGTCGGTATAACGAAGCTTTTGCACCACTCGGCGTAACATTCGCGCAGGCGGGTTTATTGATGAATATCTTCGCCCGACCGGGTGTAAAGCAGGCCGAACTGGGAAAATTGTTGCAGATCGAAAAGTCGGCGATGAACCGGGATGTGCAACTACTGCAAAAAAACGGCTGGCTGACTGACAATCTACGGAATGGCCTTTACCTGACTAGCGAAGGAACCACACTAGCCAAACAATGCCACAAAATCTGGAAGGTTATGAATCAGGCGGTTCGCGATGAGCTTGGCCAGGACGCGATAGGCGGTCTGACGATACTTTCCGAAAAATTAATTGCTAAATCATAA
- a CDS encoding DinB family protein gives MKTELLTQLWSQHQQIIQAALSKLNDENRKNRLIAETASVGFIALHMAETMLFFSGFLFKSLVDFRPLTLRMTDEGHDIELNQINNLMQRAMATLTNGFSGLTDEQWDEVLQSPFGELTRQQGLVRLMHHNSHHIGQIVQAMKKGKEFVL, from the coding sequence ATGAAAACCGAACTGCTTACCCAACTCTGGAGCCAGCACCAGCAGATTATTCAGGCTGCACTTAGCAAGCTAAACGACGAAAATCGTAAAAATCGACTCATCGCTGAAACGGCCTCTGTAGGATTTATCGCCCTGCATATGGCCGAAACAATGCTATTTTTTTCGGGCTTCCTGTTCAAGTCGCTGGTAGATTTCAGACCATTGACCCTACGCATGACCGACGAAGGCCACGATATTGAACTAAACCAGATAAACAACCTGATGCAGCGGGCAATGGCTACCCTGACTAATGGTTTTTCAGGATTAACCGATGAGCAATGGGATGAAGTTCTCCAGTCGCCATTTGGTGAACTAACCCGTCAACAGGGTTTAGTCAGGCTAATGCATCATAATTCACACCACATCGGACAAATCGTGCAGGCAATGAAAAAAGGGAAAGAATTTGTCCTTTGA
- a CDS encoding PaaI family thioesterase: MVPNELEQTERTRTYSWEDQSIGAKVGATLSGMDYLLGMMAGKYPAPAIAHTLDMGIESVEEGKVIFSIVPQEFHYNPIGAVHGGVFCTMLDSALACAIHSTLPAGMGYTTLELKVNLVRPLTVNTGKVLAIGTLIHAGRTIATAEGKIVDEHGKLYAHATTTCMLFPWK; this comes from the coding sequence ATGGTACCGAATGAACTTGAGCAGACAGAACGCACTCGTACCTATTCATGGGAAGACCAATCGATTGGCGCGAAAGTAGGTGCTACATTATCGGGAATGGATTATCTGCTGGGCATGATGGCGGGAAAATACCCAGCCCCCGCCATTGCCCATACGCTCGATATGGGTATTGAATCGGTCGAAGAGGGCAAAGTCATCTTCTCAATCGTGCCGCAGGAGTTTCATTATAACCCAATCGGAGCGGTTCATGGTGGTGTTTTCTGTACTATGCTCGACTCGGCTTTAGCCTGTGCGATTCATTCGACCTTACCGGCCGGTATGGGTTATACGACACTCGAATTGAAGGTTAATCTGGTTCGGCCATTAACGGTTAATACCGGCAAAGTGCTGGCAATCGGTACGCTTATACACGCAGGTCGGACGATAGCCACTGCCGAAGGTAAAATTGTGGATGAGCATGGCAAACTTTACGCACACGCCACCACAACCTGTATGCTATTTCCCTGGAAATAA
- a CDS encoding alpha/beta hydrolase has protein sequence MIEHHLSVKRTARYYTIGALTDRTKNVWFCLHGFGQLAQYFGRKFTGLPDDQTFIIVPEGLSRLYLDNDYQRIGASWLTREDRECEISDFLAYLNSLYDLILDGHSDDDLHVTLLGFSQGAATACRWLNDGHIQANRLILWAGYFPNGLRELIDPAKLANVDAHYVYGRQDQYIAQLDNVDQYLYQLQIDAPGLKITPFNGGHQVNPDVLTELVTAS, from the coding sequence ATGATCGAGCATCACCTCAGTGTCAAGCGTACGGCCCGCTATTACACGATTGGCGCATTAACCGACCGCACAAAAAATGTCTGGTTCTGCCTTCACGGATTCGGGCAATTAGCCCAGTATTTTGGCCGAAAGTTTACGGGCCTGCCAGACGACCAGACGTTTATAATTGTACCTGAGGGGCTATCCCGATTGTACTTAGACAATGATTATCAACGCATTGGGGCTTCATGGCTAACTCGTGAGGATCGGGAATGTGAGATCAGTGACTTTTTGGCCTATCTGAATTCGTTGTATGACCTTATTCTAGACGGCCATTCCGATGACGATCTGCACGTCACGCTGCTTGGTTTTTCACAGGGCGCAGCCACTGCCTGCCGGTGGCTAAATGATGGCCACATCCAGGCCAATCGGTTAATTCTCTGGGCTGGGTATTTTCCTAATGGCTTGCGCGAGTTGATTGACCCCGCTAAACTCGCAAACGTTGATGCACACTACGTTTATGGCCGACAAGATCAATACATTGCTCAATTAGACAATGTTGACCAGTATTTATACCAGCTCCAGATCGATGCTCCAGGGCTGAAAATAACCCCCTTTAATGGCGGTCATCAGGTAAATCCAGATGTTCTAACCGAGCTTGTTACGGCCTCATAG